In Porphyromonas cangingivalis, a genomic segment contains:
- the traN gene encoding conjugative transposon protein TraN yields the protein MKRTVLAIALMLGAVCANAQETTSTGDLYQGLTRKIAFERMIPPHGLEITYDKTVHIIFPSAVRYVDLGSPNLIAGKADGAENVIRVKATVKNFHEETNMSVITEDGAFYTFNVKYANEPLLLNVEMADSIHDGASVNRPNNAMEVYLKELGSESPMLVRLIMKSIHKEDRRTVKHIGSKSFGIQYLLKGLYSHNGLLYFHTELRNKSNVPFDIDFITFKIVDKNVAKQTAMQEQVLLPLRAYNYVTCVAGQKSGRTVFTLQKFTIPDDKQLIVEMHEKNGGRHQSFVVENEDLVRAREIDELKVK from the coding sequence TGATGCTGGGCGCAGTCTGTGCCAACGCACAGGAGACAACCTCAACGGGAGACCTCTATCAGGGTCTGACCCGAAAGATTGCCTTTGAGCGGATGATACCGCCCCACGGATTGGAAATCACCTATGACAAGACGGTGCACATCATCTTCCCATCTGCCGTGCGCTATGTCGATTTGGGTTCGCCCAATCTCATTGCGGGGAAGGCGGACGGAGCGGAAAACGTCATCCGTGTGAAAGCGACGGTCAAGAACTTCCACGAGGAGACGAACATGAGTGTCATCACCGAAGACGGAGCATTCTACACCTTCAATGTCAAGTATGCCAACGAGCCACTGTTACTCAATGTGGAAATGGCGGACTCTATCCACGACGGGGCGAGCGTAAACCGACCGAACAACGCAATGGAGGTTTATCTCAAGGAACTCGGCAGCGAGAGTCCGATGCTGGTAAGGCTTATCATGAAGTCCATTCACAAGGAGGACAGGCGGACTGTGAAGCACATCGGCAGCAAGTCCTTCGGTATTCAGTACCTGCTCAAAGGGTTGTACTCGCACAACGGACTGCTGTACTTCCATACGGAACTGCGCAACAAGTCCAACGTGCCGTTCGACATCGACTTCATCACGTTCAAAATTGTGGACAAGAACGTAGCCAAGCAGACCGCCATGCAGGAGCAGGTACTGCTTCCGCTGCGTGCCTACAACTATGTTACTTGCGTGGCGGGGCAGAAGAGCGGTCGCACGGTATTCACGCTTCAAAAGTTCACCATCCCCGACGATAAGCAGCTCATTGTGGAGATGCACGAGAAGAACGGCGGAAGACACCAGTCTTTCGTTGTGGAGAACGAAGACCTTGTGCGTGCAAGGGAGATTGACGAACTCAAAGTGAAGTGA